The following coding sequences lie in one Serinus canaria isolate serCan28SL12 chromosome 12, serCan2020, whole genome shotgun sequence genomic window:
- the PPM1M gene encoding protein phosphatase 1M: MSGEWLRRWRRGGPAERPGGAPAPGPGPPPPALRYRRPKFLPGGGEEAPRGGRAVRGAAPERPLPWGAGYAEVINAEKSEFNEDQAACCQISVRRREPGLEEDEEWLILCSTQFLTGHYWALFDGHGGPDAAIIASNYLHYCIKQKLEEIVGGITEAQPPMHLSGRCVCDSDPQFVEEKHIHAADLVVGALENAFQECDEVIGQEMEATNQSGGCTALAALYFQGKLYVANAGDSRAILVLKDSIVPMSSEFTPESERQRIQHLAFVFPKLLDGEFTRFEFPRRLKGDDVGHKVLYRDYFMEGWGYKTVEKADLKYPLVHGHGKQARLLGTLAVSRGLGDHQLKVIDTNIEVKPFLSCIPKVNVFDFALHDIKEDDVLIMATDGLWDVLCNDEVAHVVRSFLAENRTDPQRFLELAKCLVCRARGKKRGHQWMLDDSHEASYDDISVFVIPLHNREED; the protein is encoded by the exons ATGTCGGGCGAGTGGCTGCGGCGCTggcggcggggcggccccgcggaGCGCCCCGGCGGAGCCCCGGCACCGGGCCCgggcccgccgccccccgccctgCGCTACCGCCGGCCCAAGTTCCTGCCCGGCGGCGGCGAGGAGGccccgcggggcgggcgggccgTGCGGGGCGCCGCGCCCGAGCGGCCGCTGCCCTGGGGCGCGGGATACGCCGA GGTTATCAATGCCGAGAAGTCGGAGTTCAATGAGGACCAGGCAGCCTGCTGTCAGATCTCTGTCCGGAGGAGAGAGCCAGGcctggaggaggatgaggaatgGCTGATCCTGTGCTCCACACAG TTTCTGACTGGTCACTACTGGGCGCTGTTTGATGGCCACGGTGGCCCAGATGCTGCCATCATCGCCTCCAACTACCTGCACTACTGCATCAAGCAGAAGCTGGAGGAGATTGTGGGAGGCATCACCGAGGCCCAGCCCCCCATGCACCTCAGTGGGCGCTGCGTTTGTGACAGTGACCCCCAGTTCGTGGAGGAGAAGCACATCCATGCAGCAGACTTGGTGGTGGGAGCCCTGGAGAATGCCTTCCAGGAATGT GATGAAGTCATTGGCCAGGAGATGGAAGCTACAAACCAGTCAGGAGGTTgcactgctctggctgccctttATTTCCAGGGAAAGCTCTATGTGGCCaatgctggggacagcag GGCAATTCTTGTCCTGAAGGACAGCATTGTGCCCATGAGCAGCGAGTTCACCCCTGAGTCAGAGAGGCAGCGAATCCAGCACTTG gcttttgttttccccaaGCTGCTGGATGGTGAATTCACCCGCTTTGAGTTTCCAAGGAGGTTGAAGGGAGATGATGTGGGCCACAAAGTCCTGTACCGGGATTACTTCATGGAGGGCTG GGGGTACAAGACGGTGGAGAAGGCTGACCTCAAGTATCCTCTTGTCCATGGTCACGGGAAGCAG GCTCGCCTGCTGGGCACTCTGGCTGTCTCTCGAGGCCTGGGGGATCACCAACTCAAGGTCATCGACACCAACATTGAAGTCAAACCCTTCCTCTCCTGCATTCCTAAG GTGAATGTATTTGACTTTGCTCTGCATGACATTAAGGAAGACGATGTCCTCATCATGGCAACTGACGGCCTTTGGGATGTTCTGTGCAATGATGAGGTGGCCCATGTGGTCAGGAGCTTCCTTGCAGAAAACAGGACAGATCCTCAAAG GTTTTTAGAACTGGCCAAGTGCTTGGTATGCAGGGCAAGGGGAAAGAAGAGAGGCCACCAGTGGATGCTGGATGACAGCCACGAGGCATCCTATGATGACATCTCTGTATTTGTCATCCCACTACACAACAGGGAAGAGGACTGA